A window from Culex pipiens pallens isolate TS chromosome 3, TS_CPP_V2, whole genome shotgun sequence encodes these proteins:
- the LOC120418918 gene encoding polycomb group protein Pc, whose protein sequence is MENPDDRVYAAEKIMKKRVRSGKAEYLVKWKGWSTRHNTWEPEENILDIRLIDIFERSLRGGSTPNKRKRKPRIESSDEEDAPEPAVPAPAPVVVASPEPEPKPEPAAAAAPLKEVITIKKEKEDKPSKKEKEKDGESSSKSKTAPVGGGSKDKSDVVVPPQAQVPSLKISISQNADNDTASNSSDDQPLSHKDLAGTTRKAEVLSKEGKVGVTIKTSPDEGSTSSPAAKIPRLETVPAAAATVTTPVPKSELKPTAPLSPDTPASRPESNIPPAENHVAAAPAAAVALAPPAAAPEEENSPKRPDLPVSNNNTINNNNGKHQHHLTLSPRAAPPQLWLPRAQVTDQVFITDVTVNLETVTIRECKTERGFFKARDLKDLKSDICN, encoded by the coding sequence GGCAAAGCTGAGTACCTGGTCAAGTGGAAGGGCTGGAGCACGCGGCACAACACCTGGGAACCGGAGGAGAACATCCTGGACATTCGGCTAATCGACATCTTCGAGCGCTCCCTCCGGGGTGGTTCCACTCCGAATAAACGCAAGCGCAAACCTCGCATTGAGAGTTCGGACGAGGAGGACGCTCCCGAACCGGCCGTACCTGCGCCAGCTCCGGTCGTCGTTGCTAGTCCCGAACCTGAGCCGAAACCGGAacctgctgccgctgctgcacCGCTAAAGGAGGTCATTACGATCAAGAAGGAAAAAGAGGATAAACCTAGCAAGAAGGAGAAGGAGAAAGATGGTGAAAGTTCTTCCAAGTCGAAGACGGCGCCGGTTGGTGGCGGTTCCAAGGACAAGTCGGACGTCGTGGTGCCGCCCCAGGCGCAGGTTCCCAGTTTGAAGATCTCGATTTCGCAGAACGCCGACAACGACACGGCTTCGAACAGCAGCGATGATCAGCCGTTGAGCCACAAGGACTTGGCCGGGACGACGCGAAAGGCCGAAGTGCTGTCCAAGGAGGGCAAAGTGGGCGTCACAATCAAAACCTCGCCGGACGAGGGAAGCACGAGCAGCCCAGCGGCCAAGATTCCGCGGCTAGAAACGGTACCTGCGGCGGCGGCCACGGTCACGACACCGGTTCCCAAGTCGGAACTCAAACCGACGGCGCCACTTTCGCCGGACACCCCAGCATCACGACCCGAGTCAAACATTCCACCCGCGGAGAACCACGTGGCTGCGGCTCCAGCGGCGGCGGTGGCGCTGGCGCCCCCCGCAGCAGCTCCCGAGGAAGAAAACAGCCCCAAGCGGCCGGATTTGCCCGTAAGCAATAACAAcaccatcaacaacaacaacggcaaACATCAGCACCACCTGACGCTGTCTCCCCGGGCGGCCCCTCCCCAGCTGTGGTTGCCGCGGGCCCAGGTCACGGACCAGGTGTTTATCACCGACGTCACCGTTAACCTGGAGACGGTCACGATCCGCGAGTGCAAAACCGAGCGAGGGTTCTTCAAGGCGCGTGACCTGAAGGATCTCAAGAGTGACATTTGCAACTGA